Proteins encoded by one window of Clostridium cagae:
- a CDS encoding NAD(+) synthase: protein MDFIKVASACPKTKVGDIDYNISNILKCIDDAKNNNSKFIVFPELCITSYTCGDLFLNDTLLNKSITGINQILNATEDCDMLIALGAPLLINSVLYNCAYLLFKGKILGIVPKSYIPNYSEFYEKRWFTEGLSLETQEIDLPIQKNVPFGANLIFSSQIANFGVEICEDLWVTIPPSSYLSLLGAHIIGNLSASNELVSKKDYRKSLVSNQSARCLCSYIYASAGVHESSTDLLFSGHLMISENGSILKENERFQRENEVIYSCVDIFRLKSERLKNLSFRDATKFTGKKPYIINFKFGCTNISHFDRFIDKHPFVPSSKYEREERCKEIFNIQSAALAKRFEHTGSKKAVIGISGGLDSTLALLVVVKTFELLNLDKHNIVTITMPGFGTTDRTYNNALTLCKELNCDLREINIVDASLQHFKDIGHDKNIHDVTYENVQARERTQILMDLANKEQGLLIGTGDLSELALGWCTYNGDHMSMYSVNPSIPKTLVRYLVRYVAEKESNSEVSKTLIDILDTPVSPELLPKDANGEITQKTEDIVGPYELHDFFLYHFIKNGSSKDRILFLAKEAFKDDYSYEEIEKWLNKFMWRFFTQQFKRSALPDGPKVGSISLSPRGDWRMPSDAEPWK from the coding sequence ATGGATTTTATAAAAGTCGCATCCGCATGTCCAAAAACTAAAGTTGGAGATATTGATTATAATATCTCTAATATTTTGAAATGTATAGATGATGCTAAAAATAATAATAGTAAGTTTATAGTCTTCCCAGAACTATGTATAACTTCATATACATGTGGAGATTTATTCTTAAATGATACTTTATTAAACAAATCAATAACTGGAATAAATCAAATATTAAACGCTACAGAAGATTGCGATATGTTGATTGCACTAGGAGCACCATTACTTATAAATAGCGTACTTTATAATTGCGCTTATTTACTTTTCAAAGGTAAAATATTAGGAATAGTCCCTAAATCATATATACCTAACTATAGTGAATTTTATGAAAAAAGATGGTTTACAGAAGGACTTTCTTTAGAAACACAAGAAATAGATTTACCTATTCAAAAAAATGTACCTTTTGGAGCAAATCTTATTTTTTCTTCTCAAATAGCTAATTTTGGAGTTGAAATTTGTGAAGATTTATGGGTAACTATACCTCCTAGTTCATACCTTTCTCTACTTGGAGCACATATAATAGGAAATTTATCTGCTTCAAATGAATTAGTAAGTAAAAAGGATTATAGAAAAAGCCTCGTTTCAAACCAAAGCGCTAGATGCCTTTGTAGTTATATATATGCTTCTGCTGGAGTACACGAATCATCTACCGACTTACTATTTAGCGGACATTTAATGATAAGTGAAAATGGTTCTATTTTAAAAGAAAATGAAAGGTTTCAAAGAGAAAACGAAGTTATTTACTCTTGTGTAGATATATTTAGACTTAAATCTGAAAGACTAAAAAATCTTAGTTTTAGAGATGCCACTAAATTCACAGGAAAAAAACCTTATATAATAAACTTTAAATTTGGTTGTACTAATATCAGCCACTTTGATAGATTTATAGATAAACATCCTTTTGTACCTTCATCAAAATATGAACGCGAAGAAAGATGTAAAGAAATATTTAATATACAAAGTGCTGCTTTAGCAAAAAGATTTGAACATACTGGCTCTAAAAAAGCTGTAATTGGAATCTCTGGCGGACTAGATTCTACTCTTGCTCTTCTTGTTGTAGTTAAAACCTTTGAATTACTTAATTTAGATAAGCATAATATAGTTACTATAACAATGCCGGGATTTGGTACAACAGATAGAACTTATAATAATGCATTAACTCTATGCAAAGAACTAAATTGTGATTTAAGAGAAATAAATATAGTAGATGCTTCTCTTCAACATTTTAAAGATATAGGGCATGATAAAAATATTCATGACGTTACTTATGAAAATGTTCAGGCAAGAGAAAGAACTCAAATTTTAATGGATTTAGCTAATAAAGAACAAGGCCTTTTAATAGGAACTGGTGATTTATCTGAACTAGCTCTTGGATGGTGTACTTATAACGGTGATCATATGTCAATGTATTCAGTAAATCCATCTATACCAAAAACATTAGTTAGATATTTAGTCAGATATGTTGCAGAAAAAGAATCTAATTCAGAAGTTAGCAAAACACTTATTGATATCTTAGATACTCCTGTAAGTCCAGAATTACTTCCTAAGGATGCAAATGGAGAAATAACACAAAAAACTGAAGATATAGTAGGACCTTATGAATTACATGATTTCTTCTTATATCACTTCATTAAAAATGGATCATCAAAAGATAGAATTTTGTTTTTAGCTAAGGAAGCCTTTAAAGATGATTATAGTTATGAAGAAATTGAAAAATGGCTTAATAAATTTATGTGGAGATTTTTCACTCAACAATTTAAAAGAAGTGCCTTACCAGACGGCCCCAAAGTAGGAAGTATCTCTTTAAGCCCTAGAGGTGATTGGAGAATGCCTTCAGATGCAGAACCTTGGAAATAA
- the ymfI gene encoding elongation factor P 5-aminopentanone reductase yields the protein MGKLVGKIAIVTGSSRGIGRGIAIELAKEGASVIINYSKDDDGANETLQEIKYVGGYGVLYKCDISSYEESEKLVQHTIEKFGKVDILINNAGKSNIGLFMDLTKEDIDNLLNTNLIGAMYLTKHVIKDMISRQYGSIVNISSMWGEVGASCEVVYSTTKGGINLFTKSLAKEVAASNIRVNCVAPGVIDTQMNAFLQGDDKKALEEEIPMMRFGNPNEIGKIVSFLCSDDSSYVTGQIIRADGGYI from the coding sequence GTGGGAAAATTAGTTGGGAAAATAGCAATTGTGACTGGTTCTTCAAGAGGAATTGGAAGGGGAATTGCTATAGAATTAGCAAAAGAAGGTGCAAGCGTTATTATAAATTATTCTAAAGATGATGATGGTGCAAATGAAACACTGCAAGAAATAAAATATGTTGGAGGATACGGTGTACTGTATAAGTGTGATATATCTTCTTATGAAGAAAGTGAGAAGTTAGTACAACATACTATAGAGAAGTTTGGAAAAGTAGATATATTAATTAATAATGCAGGAAAAAGTAATATAGGATTATTTATGGATTTAACTAAAGAGGATATTGATAATTTATTAAACACAAATTTAATAGGTGCTATGTATTTAACAAAGCATGTTATTAAAGATATGATATCAAGACAATATGGATCAATCGTGAATATTTCATCTATGTGGGGCGAAGTGGGAGCTTCTTGTGAAGTGGTTTATTCTACTACAAAAGGTGGAATAAATCTATTTACAAAATCTTTAGCAAAAGAAGTAGCAGCATCTAATATAAGAGTAAATTGTGTTGCACCAGGAGTTATAGATACACAAATGAATGCTTTTTTACAAGGTGATGATAAAAAAGCATTAGAGGAAGAAATTCCAATGATGAGATTTGGAAATCCAAATGAAATTGGAAAAATAGTTTCTTTTTTATGTAGTGATGATTCTTCTTATGTAACAGGTCAAATTATAAGAGCTGATGGTGGATATATTTAA
- a CDS encoding MerR family transcriptional regulator, translated as MKRYYRIGELSKLYDIGRDAIKYYEELNILVPTRDSNGYRNYSIDDVCKLNLIRELRNLNIPMKEIKEYLKERNLKSTQEMLEEEIKIVNEKIDNLLKQKKSIENRLCVIEKGIAKADFGVIKVEYHKRRKALILDGNVNVNENIDFLIQKLRKELKESFYMLGNNNIGSVFDFESLKKGIINKYKHVIAFLDDESDRFNFELAGGIYLTCTYKGSYDNNQIYLPEIFKYAEDQSYKIIGDPMEIYKVDIYETSEIKEFITTLQVQVKKK; from the coding sequence ATGAAGCGTTATTATAGAATTGGGGAATTATCAAAATTATATGATATTGGAAGAGATGCAATTAAATATTATGAAGAACTTAATATTTTAGTACCTACAAGAGATAGTAATGGTTATAGAAATTATAGTATAGATGATGTATGTAAATTAAATTTAATAAGAGAGCTTAGAAATTTAAATATACCTATGAAAGAAATAAAGGAATATTTAAAAGAAAGAAATCTAAAATCTACACAAGAAATGTTAGAAGAAGAAATTAAAATAGTAAATGAAAAAATAGATAATTTATTAAAACAAAAGAAAAGTATAGAGAATAGATTATGTGTTATAGAGAAAGGAATAGCTAAAGCAGATTTTGGTGTCATAAAAGTAGAGTATCATAAAAGAAGAAAAGCTTTAATATTAGATGGAAACGTAAATGTTAATGAAAATATAGATTTTTTAATTCAAAAGTTACGAAAAGAATTAAAAGAAAGTTTTTATATGTTAGGAAATAATAATATAGGATCTGTATTTGATTTTGAAAGTTTAAAAAAAGGAATAATAAATAAATATAAGCATGTTATAGCTTTTTTGGATGACGAAAGTGATAGATTTAATTTTGAATTAGCAGGGGGTATTTATTTAACATGTACTTATAAAGGGAGTTATGATAATAACCAAATATATTTACCAGAAATTTTTAAGTATGCAGAAGATCAAAGTTATAAAATTATAGGTGATCCTATGGAGATATATAAAGTTGATATATATGAAACTAGCGAAATTAAAGAATTTATAACAACTTTACAAGTTCAAGTTAAGAAAAAATAG
- a CDS encoding MATE family efflux transporter translates to MNLIFSKNNNTALNKDFFKYVIPSIASMWISALYIMVDAIFVSKGVSSEALAAVNLAMPYTNFIFGLSVLFSIGSSTVISIALGKGENKKAKEYFSITIVLLTIISSIICIFSLIFLDEICLFLGATNSILPMVKSYLGVIILFIVFYVVSYALEVLIKTDGYPHLSTIGVIISALTNVVLDYVFVMQFNWGLEGAALATGLARLFSFVFFMIHFLGKNSKLKFCKFKFEMPFIKRIMSIGFSDCATELSLGIIILLFNQCILIFLKEDALITYSVISYVNTMVLSTMLGISQGLQPLCSYYYGTRDKKTIKYLFSLSLKVVLASSVSIFLICTLFTEPIVLMFIDKSDMSLFNYTTHTFKIFSISFLILGFNVVTSGFLASLEKSIDACKISLGRGLFVLSISLFLMIFLFGGNGIWISTIISEIIVLIFSLLLLRKNLNVLEDINYKTKYELNKIGT, encoded by the coding sequence GTGAATTTAATATTTTCCAAAAACAATAACACTGCTTTAAACAAAGACTTTTTTAAGTATGTAATTCCATCAATTGCTTCTATGTGGATTTCTGCTTTATATATAATGGTAGATGCTATATTCGTAAGTAAAGGGGTAAGCTCTGAAGCATTAGCCGCTGTAAATTTAGCTATGCCATACACAAATTTTATTTTTGGATTATCTGTGTTATTTTCAATTGGGTCATCTACTGTTATTTCTATAGCTTTAGGTAAAGGAGAAAATAAAAAAGCTAAAGAGTATTTTTCTATTACAATTGTATTACTCACAATAATATCTAGTATTATTTGCATATTTAGTCTTATATTTTTAGATGAAATATGCTTATTTCTAGGCGCAACTAATTCTATCCTTCCTATGGTTAAAAGCTATTTAGGTGTAATCATACTTTTTATAGTTTTTTACGTAGTATCTTATGCCCTAGAAGTCCTTATAAAGACAGATGGTTATCCTCATTTATCTACAATAGGAGTTATCATATCTGCTTTAACTAATGTAGTATTAGACTATGTCTTTGTTATGCAATTTAACTGGGGACTTGAAGGTGCTGCTTTAGCAACTGGACTAGCACGTTTATTTTCTTTTGTGTTTTTTATGATTCACTTTTTAGGGAAAAATTCTAAATTAAAATTTTGTAAGTTTAAATTTGAAATGCCATTTATAAAGAGAATAATGTCAATAGGATTTTCTGACTGTGCTACTGAACTTAGTCTTGGAATTATAATATTGTTATTTAATCAGTGCATATTAATATTTTTAAAAGAAGATGCTTTAATAACTTATAGTGTTATTTCTTATGTAAATACCATGGTTCTATCTACTATGCTAGGAATATCGCAAGGTCTTCAACCCTTATGTAGTTATTATTATGGAACACGTGATAAAAAAACTATTAAATATTTATTTTCTCTATCTTTAAAAGTAGTTTTAGCTTCTTCTGTATCTATATTTTTGATATGTACATTATTCACTGAACCTATAGTACTTATGTTTATCGATAAATCAGATATGAGTCTATTTAACTACACTACTCATACTTTTAAAATTTTTTCTATATCATTTTTAATATTAGGTTTTAATGTCGTTACATCTGGATTTTTAGCATCTTTAGAAAAAAGTATTGATGCTTGCAAGATTTCTTTAGGACGAGGCTTATTTGTTCTTTCTATATCTTTATTTCTTATGATATTTTTATTTGGTGGAAATGGAATTTGGATTAGTACAATAATTTCTGAAATTATAGTTTTAATATTTTCCTTATTACTTTTGAGAAAAAATTTAAATGTTTTAGAAGATATTAATTATAAAACTAAGTATGAATTAAATAAAATAGGGACATAA
- a CDS encoding amino acid ABC transporter substrate-binding protein, which yields MMNKLFKKLLIVSCVATIGVNLVACKSNKQESASSKNEIIIGMDDTFVPMGFKDGSGETVGFDVDLAKAVGEKLNKEVKFQSIDWSMKESELNNGNIDLIWNGYSITDERKENVEFSKVYLNNRQVIITLADSKINSKNDLINAKVGAQNQSSAVDAIKADSDMMSKFHGGNVVTFETNNDALIDLEAGRIDAVVADEILAKYYTNERGKEKYKILNDDFGAEDYAVGIKKGDTSFVQEFNNALNSVIEDGTGTKISEKWFGEDIIAR from the coding sequence ATGATGAATAAATTATTTAAAAAATTATTAATAGTATCATGTGTTGCTACTATTGGGGTGAATTTAGTAGCATGCAAAAGCAATAAGCAAGAAAGTGCGTCTAGTAAAAATGAAATAATAATTGGAATGGATGATACTTTTGTTCCTATGGGGTTTAAAGATGGAAGTGGAGAAACAGTAGGTTTTGATGTAGATCTTGCTAAGGCAGTAGGAGAAAAACTTAATAAAGAAGTTAAATTTCAATCAATTGATTGGAGTATGAAAGAATCAGAACTTAATAATGGAAATATAGATTTAATTTGGAATGGATATTCAATAACTGATGAAAGAAAAGAAAATGTGGAATTTTCTAAAGTGTATTTAAATAATAGACAAGTTATTATAACTTTGGCAGATTCTAAAATTAATAGTAAAAATGATTTAATTAATGCTAAAGTAGGGGCTCAAAATCAATCAAGTGCAGTAGATGCTATAAAAGCAGATAGTGATATGATGAGTAAGTTTCATGGTGGAAATGTAGTTACTTTTGAGACTAATAATGATGCATTGATAGACTTGGAAGCAGGAAGAATAGATGCGGTTGTAGCGGATGAAATATTAGCTAAATATTATACAAATGAAAGAGGAAAAGAAAAGTATAAAATATTAAATGATGATTTTGGAGCAGAAGATTATGCTGTTGGAATAAAAAAAGGAGATACATCATTTGTTCAAGAATTTAATAATGCTTTAAATTCTGTAATAGAAGATGGTACAGGCACAAAAATATCAGAAAAATGGTTTGGTGAAGACATAATAGCTAGATAA
- a CDS encoding amino acid ABC transporter permease, with protein sequence MNYILSLMPQILEGLKVTLEVFVLTLILSIPLGIVVALARTSKILMLRKLTGIYVLIMRGTPLLLQIVVIFFGLPTMGITFDRFTAAILAFVLNYAAYFGEIFRSGIISIDKGQYEAAEMLGLTSKDTFFRIILPQAIKRVIPPVANEITTLIKDTSLVYIIGLDELLKIAKIASNRDVTLIPLILAGAVYLVVIGILSKLLEKVEKKYEYYN encoded by the coding sequence TTGAATTATATATTATCACTAATGCCTCAAATATTAGAAGGCTTAAAAGTTACATTAGAAGTTTTTGTATTGACATTAATATTATCTATACCTCTTGGGATTGTTGTAGCATTAGCTAGAACATCAAAAATTCTTATGCTAAGAAAGTTAACTGGCATTTATGTGCTTATAATGAGAGGAACTCCATTGTTATTGCAAATAGTAGTAATATTTTTTGGTTTACCAACAATGGGAATAACTTTTGATAGATTCACAGCAGCAATATTAGCATTTGTTTTAAATTATGCAGCATATTTTGGAGAAATATTTAGATCTGGAATAATATCAATAGATAAGGGGCAGTATGAAGCGGCAGAAATGCTAGGCTTAACATCTAAGGATACCTTTTTTAGAATAATACTACCACAAGCTATAAAAAGAGTTATTCCTCCAGTGGCTAATGAAATTACAACTTTAATAAAAGATACATCTTTAGTATATATAATAGGTTTAGATGAATTGCTAAAAATAGCCAAGATAGCATCTAATAGGGATGTTACGTTAATTCCGTTAATATTAGCAGGGGCTGTTTATTTAGTAGTCATAGGAATACTTAGTAAATTACTAGAAAAAGTAGAAAAGAAGTATGAATATTATAACTAG
- a CDS encoding dicarboxylate/amino acid:cation symporter has translation MKDKKEKKNKLGLTTKVFIALILGAICGIILYNFVPEGTIRDVILIDGVFKILGKGFLRAMQMLVVPLVFCSLVCGSLAIGDTKKLGKVGIKTMAFYIATTAIAVTIAISVGKLINPGIGLDMSSIQIAEPTIAESKAFSDVILDIIPTNPINSLAQGNMLQIIFFAMMVGIILATLGKKTEIVGEFFKACNEIMMKMTMIVMEVAPIGVFCLIATTFATIGWGAFTPMLKYMSAVFLALALQCLGTYMIMLKGFSNLSPITFLKKFAPVMSFAFSTATSNATIPLSIDTLSKKMGVSKKISSFTIPLGATINMDGTAIMQGVAVVFVAQAFGINLGLSDYITVILTATLASIGTAGVPGVGLITLSMVFNSVNLPVEGIALIMGIDRILDMTRTAVNITGDAVCTTIVAKQEGEVNEEIFNNQDEEIDESIIEVI, from the coding sequence ATGAAGGATAAAAAAGAAAAAAAGAATAAATTAGGTTTGACTACAAAGGTGTTTATTGCATTAATACTTGGAGCAATCTGCGGTATAATTTTATATAACTTTGTTCCTGAGGGAACGATTAGAGATGTTATCTTAATTGATGGGGTATTTAAGATATTAGGAAAAGGATTCTTAAGGGCAATGCAAATGCTTGTAGTACCTTTAGTATTTTGTTCACTAGTATGTGGAAGTTTGGCAATAGGTGATACTAAGAAGCTTGGAAAAGTTGGTATAAAGACAATGGCATTTTATATAGCTACTACAGCAATTGCTGTAACTATAGCTATTAGTGTTGGAAAACTTATAAATCCTGGAATAGGTCTTGATATGTCTAGCATTCAAATAGCTGAACCAACTATAGCTGAAAGTAAAGCATTTTCTGATGTGATTTTAGACATAATTCCAACAAATCCAATAAATTCATTAGCACAAGGAAACATGCTTCAAATAATATTTTTTGCGATGATGGTAGGAATTATTTTAGCTACTTTAGGAAAGAAGACAGAAATAGTAGGTGAGTTCTTTAAGGCGTGTAATGAAATAATGATGAAAATGACAATGATAGTTATGGAAGTTGCACCTATAGGAGTTTTTTGTTTGATAGCAACTACATTTGCAACTATTGGATGGGGTGCATTCACGCCTATGTTAAAATATATGAGTGCTGTTTTCTTAGCGTTAGCATTACAATGTTTAGGAACATACATGATAATGCTAAAAGGATTTTCTAATCTCAGTCCAATAACATTCCTTAAGAAATTTGCACCAGTAATGAGTTTTGCATTTTCTACAGCAACATCAAATGCAACTATTCCTTTATCCATAGATACGTTAAGCAAGAAGATGGGAGTGTCTAAGAAAATTTCATCTTTTACAATTCCTTTAGGAGCAACTATAAATATGGATGGAACGGCAATAATGCAAGGAGTTGCTGTTGTGTTTGTAGCCCAAGCATTTGGAATAAATCTTGGGTTGAGTGACTATATAACAGTAATACTTACTGCAACATTGGCATCTATAGGAACAGCAGGAGTTCCAGGAGTTGGTCTTATTACATTGTCAATGGTGTTTAATTCGGTAAATTTACCTGTAGAAGGTATAGCATTAATAATGGGAATAGATAGAATATTAGATATGACTAGAACGGCTGTTAATATTACAGGTGATGCTGTATGTACAACTATAGTAGCGAAACAAGAAGGCGAAGTTAATGAAGAAATATTTAATAATCAAGATGAAGAAATAGATGAGAGTATAATAGAAGTAATATAA
- a CDS encoding branched-chain amino acid aminotransferase codes for MGKKVDMDWGKLGFSYIKTDYRYISTWKDGKWDDGKLIEDNMLKMSEASTVLHYGQSSFEGLKAYTTKEGKIQLFRPNRNAARMNESCDKLLMPNIPEEKFIDACMQVVKANEHFVPPYGTGATLYIRPVIMGVGDNIGVKPASEYIFTVFCMPVGPYFSGGLKPCNFIVQDEFDRAAPHGTGKQKVGGNYAASLEAHKKATDAGYADCIYLDPTTHTKIDEVGAANFIGITKKGEFITPKSSSILPSITKYSLLYIAEHYLNMPVYEREVFVNQLDEFAEAGACGTAAVITPIGAIDYNGKRFVFHSETEVGPTIKKLYEILSGIQTGDVEAPEGWIYEVK; via the coding sequence ATGGGGAAAAAAGTTGATATGGATTGGGGTAAACTAGGATTTAGTTACATAAAAACGGATTATCGTTATATTTCAACTTGGAAAGATGGTAAATGGGATGATGGCAAGCTTATAGAAGATAATATGCTTAAAATGAGTGAAGCTTCTACTGTTCTTCATTATGGTCAAAGCTCTTTTGAAGGATTAAAAGCTTATACAACGAAAGAAGGGAAAATACAATTATTCAGACCTAATAGAAATGCTGCTCGTATGAATGAAAGTTGTGATAAACTTCTTATGCCAAATATTCCTGAAGAAAAATTTATAGACGCATGTATGCAAGTTGTTAAAGCTAATGAACATTTTGTTCCACCATATGGCACTGGTGCAACTTTATATATTAGACCTGTTATAATGGGCGTTGGAGATAATATAGGTGTAAAACCAGCATCTGAATATATTTTTACAGTATTTTGTATGCCCGTAGGACCTTACTTCTCTGGTGGATTAAAACCTTGTAACTTTATCGTTCAAGATGAATTTGATAGAGCCGCTCCACATGGTACTGGAAAACAAAAAGTTGGTGGTAATTATGCAGCCTCTCTTGAAGCTCATAAAAAAGCTACTGATGCTGGATATGCAGATTGTATTTATTTAGATCCTACTACCCACACAAAAATCGATGAAGTTGGTGCTGCAAACTTTATAGGAATAACTAAAAAGGGTGAATTTATAACACCTAAGTCTTCATCAATATTACCTAGTATAACAAAATATTCTTTACTTTATATAGCTGAACATTATTTAAATATGCCAGTATATGAAAGAGAAGTTTTTGTTAATCAATTAGATGAATTTGCAGAAGCTGGTGCTTGTGGTACTGCTGCTGTAATAACTCCAATTGGAGCTATAGATTACAACGGAAAGAGATTTGTGTTCCATAGCGAAACTGAAGTTGGACCTACAATAAAGAAATTATATGAAATACTTTCCGGAATCCAAACAGGTGATGTAGAAGCTCCTGAAGGATGGATATACGAAGTTAAATAA
- a CDS encoding coiled-coil domain-containing protein has product MKKRSLIISIGLIFILGFGLIGCDLQDDYVLTVKQSEDETPSAEKVDDIFDSDDIQELKDKLRDTPSEIADKMDELDEDKERIMKEFADKADELTDKLNQADLEGKSEDLKDKFDEITDKLDELKDNVDEAKDKIEDKKDEDIIDKTEVTDLKDQFELQIENLQNALDRFGKK; this is encoded by the coding sequence ATGAAAAAAAGAAGTTTAATAATATCAATAGGTTTAATTTTTATTTTAGGATTTGGCTTAATCGGATGTGATTTACAGGATGATTATGTTTTAACTGTAAAACAATCAGAAGATGAAACACCGTCTGCTGAAAAGGTTGATGATATATTTGATTCAGATGATATTCAAGAATTAAAAGATAAATTAAGAGATACTCCATCTGAAATAGCTGATAAAATGGACGAGCTTGATGAGGATAAAGAAAGAATTATGAAAGAATTCGCAGATAAAGCTGATGAATTAACAGATAAATTGAATCAAGCTGATCTAGAAGGAAAGAGTGAAGACTTAAAGGATAAATTCGATGAAATAACAGATAAATTAGATGAACTTAAAGATAATGTTGATGAAGCAAAAGATAAAATTGAAGATAAAAAAGATGAGGACATTATTGATAAAACAGAGGTAACAGATTTAAAAGATCAATTTGAATTACAAATTGAAAATTTACAAAATGCACTTGATAGATTTGGAAAAAAATAA
- a CDS encoding SPFH domain-containing protein → MFRLIGVPLILIFIIFTIFSSIKVVNTGYLCVVERFGQFSRVLEPGWHFLIPFVDFARKKVSTKQQILDVPPQSVITKDNVKISVDNVIFFKMLNAKDAVYNIEDYKSGIVYSATTNIRNILGNMSLDEILSGRDSINQNLLSIIDEVTDAYGIKILSVEIKNIIPPAEIQQAMEKQMRAERDKRAMILQAEGLRQSQIEKAEGEKQSQILKAEAEKEANIRRAEGLKESQLLEAEGKAKAIEQIAIAESEAIRKVNTAIIESGTNETVIALKQVEALKEMALNPANKLILPNETLSSLGSIAAIADTLKDFSKK, encoded by the coding sequence ATGTTTAGACTTATAGGAGTACCACTAATATTAATATTTATAATATTTACAATATTTTCGTCAATAAAAGTAGTAAATACAGGGTATTTATGTGTTGTAGAAAGATTTGGACAGTTTAGTAGAGTATTAGAACCAGGATGGCATTTCTTAATACCTTTTGTTGATTTTGCGAGAAAAAAAGTTTCAACAAAACAACAAATTTTAGATGTACCACCACAATCAGTTATTACCAAAGATAATGTAAAAATTTCAGTTGATAATGTAATATTCTTTAAAATGTTAAATGCTAAAGATGCAGTATACAACATAGAGGATTATAAATCTGGTATAGTTTATTCAGCAACAACAAACATAAGAAATATTCTAGGTAATATGAGTTTAGATGAAATATTAAGTGGTAGAGATTCAATAAATCAAAACCTTTTAAGTATAATAGATGAAGTTACTGATGCATATGGTATAAAGATATTAAGTGTTGAAATAAAAAATATTATACCACCTGCTGAAATTCAACAAGCTATGGAAAAACAAATGAGAGCTGAAAGAGATAAGAGAGCTATGATTCTTCAAGCAGAAGGTCTTAGACAATCTCAAATAGAAAAAGCAGAAGGAGAAAAGCAATCTCAAATACTTAAAGCTGAAGCAGAAAAGGAAGCTAATATTAGAAGAGCAGAAGGTTTAAAAGAATCTCAATTACTTGAAGCAGAAGGTAAAGCTAAAGCAATTGAACAAATAGCCATTGCAGAATCAGAAGCTATAAGAAAAGTTAATACTGCGATTATTGAATCTGGTACTAATGAAACAGTTATTGCCTTAAAGCAAGTTGAAGCGCTTAAAGAAATGGCGTTGAACCCAGCAAATAAGCTTATATTACCAAATGAAACTTTATCATCACTTGGAAGTATAGCAGCAATTGCAGATACATTAAAAGATTTTTCAAAAAAATAA
- a CDS encoding NfeD family protein: MGSIVFWIIVAVAAFVIDIFTSSFLFVWFSIGALTAIFAAGLKATFLIQVIIFLIVGIISISIGYPWIRKKYKNSEHRVPLMEETYIGKVITAEENIDQKATLKINGIYWTVVNEGEHIHAGERFIITSIDGAKFRIKKLEGENKNV, from the coding sequence ATGGGGAGTATAGTCTTCTGGATTATAGTTGCAGTTGCAGCGTTTGTGATTGATATTTTTACTAGCAGTTTTTTGTTTGTATGGTTTTCCATAGGAGCGCTTACAGCGATTTTTGCTGCAGGATTAAAAGCTACTTTTTTAATTCAGGTAATAATATTTTTAATAGTAGGAATAATATCAATATCAATAGGATATCCATGGATAAGAAAGAAATATAAAAATTCAGAACATAGGGTACCGCTTATGGAAGAAACTTATATAGGTAAAGTCATAACAGCAGAAGAAAATATAGACCAAAAAGCAACCTTGAAAATCAATGGTATATATTGGACTGTAGTCAATGAAGGAGAGCATATTCATGCAGGCGAAAGATTCATTATTACAAGCATTGATGGAGCAAAATTTAGAATTAAAAAGTTAGAGGGGGAAAACAAAAATGTTTAG